Sequence from the Gloeocapsopsis dulcis genome:
AATTACGTCATTACTGATACTACTGGTACTTTAAGTAATTCAAACATTTGTTACAGAAAATAATTGAGTTACAGGGATATCAATAAAATTGAGCTGACATATAAGTAACGTCAATATTTTATTGATATGTTGAGTGTGAAACAATGCTTTAAAAGTGTAATATTGCTATCATTTACTACAATTTTTTTATTGAGTAATACAGCAAGTGCTAATGCAAAAAATACTCCTCAAACGTTACGCCCTGATATTAAAATGCGTAATGTAATGTATACTTTAGCGGCATCTCCTTCAGTGCGGATTGCTAAAGATCCTAGAAATAATAATCTTTATTATTTAAAGCAAAATGGTGAAATTTATCGCGTTAATCTAGCTACTGCTAAAAGTTATCTTGTCTATAGCCGTAAAGACCATCAATTAAGTAATACTCAAGGAATGGCAATTGGACAAGATGGTGCTATTTACTTAGTAGGAAATACCAATCTAACTAATAGTTTGACAAAAGCAATAATTGTTAAAGGAGTGATTAATTCTAGTGCAGGCGATCGCTTCTGGTCTATTTTAGCTGAAACTGCAGGATATCCTAAAAGTAATACAGCCTACGATCATGGTTTCAATGGAGTAGTGGTTAGTCCTGGAAATAAATATATTTATGTCAACAGTGGTTCTCGTACTGATCATGGAGAAATCCAGTCTGCTAATGGACAATTTCCCAATACTCGTGAAGTAGGACTAACAACGTGTATCTTTCGACTCCCCACGAATGGTAAAAATATTTTTCTGCCAAATAATCGGCAAACATTAAAGTCAAAAGGCTATGTTTTTGCCGAAGGTATTCGCAATACATTTGACATGGCTTTTGCACCTAACGGTCATTTATTCGGTGCAGAAAATGGTCCAGATCGCGATATGCCAGAAGAATTAAATTGGCTACGTCAAGGTCGTCATTATGGTTTTCCTTGGCGTATAGGTGGAGCAAATAATCCTCAACAATTCCCTGGCTATAACCCTAGTACAGATAAGTTATTAAATCCTATTTTCCATGCAGTTAAAAGAGGGTTTTATCGCAACGATCCAACTTTTCCTAAAAAACCTAATATCACTTTAACAGAACCAATTCCTAATTTTGGGCCTCATGCAGATAGTTTCCGCGATCCTCAAGATGGACTCGTTAAAGATGCTAGTAATTTAGGTAGATCTCTTAGTACTTTCACGGCACATCGTTCTCCGTTAGGATTAGTCTTCGACACTCAAAAAGCATTAAGTTCTGAGTTTCAAGGAGACGGCTTTTTGCTGAGTTGGACAAAAGGCAATCCAACTGGAGATTCTGGGCATGGTCCTTTTAAAGATCCTAGTGAAGATCTACTTCATTTAAAATTAACGAAAGTTGGAAATACTAACTATAAACTAAGTGCAAGAAGAATTGTCAGAAGCTTCCAAAGACCGATTGATGCTGAAATTATTGGTAATAAGATTTATGTTTTAGAGTATGGTGGCAGTCAGGGAATTTGGGAAATCACTTTACCAGCAAAAAAGTAAAAAGACATTTGAGTTTATTTGTCTTGCTGTAAGTGAGACAAGATGACGTCATGAATATCTACTGCATTTAAAGTTGATGGTAGCAAGTTGGTTTCACGAGTGATTAATAACGGTGTGTCATCAGTAGAAGTAGGAATTCGTCCGTGCGAACCTTTAACTAAAGAAACATCTAAAGGAATAATATCCATTAAGGTACGAAACCCAAGTTGCTTTTGCAGTAAGATTTTTGCCACTTTTAACTGCTGCCAGCGAAGTGTCGGATCGACAAATAATTCTACAGGATCGTAACCTGGTTTGCGGTGAATATCGACAGTGCGAGCAAAGTCGGGTGCTTTGTTGTCATCAAGCCAATAGTAATAAGTAAACCACGCATCGGGGGCAGCAACGGCAACTAATTCACCGGAACGTGGATGATTTAAATGATACGCTGCCTTACCTTCTTCACCCAAAACGAAGTCAACTCCTGGTACTTGTGCGATGAGTTGTTGAACTCCTGCAATTTTATGGCGATCGCTAACATAAATATGGGCAATTTGGTGATCTGCTACTGCAAAAGCGGCACTTGCGCCTGCATCTAAAAGTTCTCTTCCGAGTTCTTCGCGTATTGCTAAATAACCGTGTTCGCGCAAGACTCGATTTAAGGAAACTGCACGATTGACAGGAGTAATGCCATATTCAGAAACGACAATAACTTTGGCAGATCGCGACTCGTAGAATTGAATTAAGTTTTGACACACTGCGTCTACTTCTTGCAAGTCACGCGCAATTGCACTTGGATCAGTTCCTAAGCGCTGCAAACAATAATCCAAGTGCGGTAGATAAATTAGTGTTAGCGTTGGCGAGGACATTTCCTCTACAGCGATCGCTGCTTGTGCAATCCACTGTGTCGAACGTATTGTTGTTTTTGGTCCCCAAAACTCAAATAAGGGAAAAGTCCCCAAACGTTCTTGCAACTTAAATCTTAAGTCAGCAGGTTGAGTGTAAATATCAGGAATCTTTCTGCCATCTGCAGGATACATCGGTCGTGGTGTTACCGAAATATCGACTGAGGAGTGCATATTGTACCACCAAAAGAGATTCGCGCAGGTGAAGCTAGGATCTAGATCGCGTGCATCCCATATCTTCTTAGCTTGAACTAACTTATTTGACTGCCGCCAAAATTTCACCTCACATTCATCGCGGAAGTACCAGCCATTTGCAACGATCCCGTGATCTTGAGGATACTTCCCTGTCAAATAACTCGCTTGCACCGAACAGGTCACCGCAGGTAACACTGGATTAATAGCAGCTATTTGTCCTGACGCTGCCCATTTTGATAAGAATGGCGTGTGTTGCCCTAATAAACTGGGCGTTAATCCGACTACATTTAAAACAACGGTTTTGTGCATAATATTTATTTAAGCTAACGTCAGTAGCTTAGCGGTTGAAACCACAGCTACAAAGACAAAACCTGTGAAAGCAATTAGCATTTAGCAATTGGCAATCGGCTAAGCGCTAACAGCTAATAGCTAATGGCTTTATTTAAGCTACGACTTTAGTCGCCAAGCTTCTGCAACACCCACTCATATTCCCGCTGAATTGAGGCGAGTAAATCTAGTTTCATCGCTGGCGGGAGTACGTCCCAGGTGTAAGTTTCAATTTCTAAATGGTGACATAGTTGTCCTAACAAATTAAGAACCTCAACAATATCATCCTGGGTAGATTGCAGCGTTTGGTAATCGTGAATAAAAATCGGAACGTGAAAATGTGTCCGCCACTCTTGAGCAGTAGATTGTTCTAAGTATGGTAATGCTGTGCTTAAATCTGGGTAGTGGTGTAACGTGCCATCGCGCGATCGGGCAATGACTTGGTGTAAATAAGTTGATTCGGCGAAGGAACTCAATTTATCAGCAATAACTTTGCGCTGGGCAATTTCTTTTGGTAATATGACTCGGATCGCCGCACTAATTTGAATTTTACCAATGTGAATTCCTGCTATTTGTAAACGGGTAAAAACTGACTTAGGATCTTCATACTCTACGGCAAAATGACACGTATCATAGCAAATTCGGATGTGTTCGAGTAACAATGCTTCTGTGATCGCTGGAGAAATTCCTAAAATTTCTGCAAGATAGTTTCCACCGATTGGTAATAGCCAATTATGAAAAAAGTCAATGACTTCTGTTGTATTTTCAATTAATCCATCCGGTTCAGGTTCTAAATCAAGATGAAGTATCTTCCCTGTTGTTTCGCGAATACGTGCCATTTCAGCGGCAACTGCGGCTATGTTTAGCGTGGCACTTTTAAATACATCATCTGTATTGACTTGTGAAAACCAGGGTTTGTAAGACAACGGCAGTGTAGAAATTCCCCCGTCGATACCTTCAGGTAATAATGCTGCCAGAATTTGAGTCAAGCGTAATGTGTAGTCTAGACGATCGCTTGTTTGCCAATCGGGTGCATATACTTTGTCTTTGACGACTTGGTGATGAAATTCCCCATAAGGAAAGCCATTCAAGGTAAAAACATATAAGTTGTTTTGATTCAGCCAAGCTTGAAATTGTGCAAGATAATTACTCTCTAGTAGTTTGCTTGCTGCTTTGGCAGCTAATCGTAAACCAATACCAAAAGACTTTTCAGGTGCTAGTCTAGCTTTGAGTTCAGGAATGTATTCTTTTAAATTCGCAAAGACATCCTGCCACGATTCACCAGGATGAACATTTGTGCAATACGTCAAGTGGATATTTGCTAGCGGTTGCATCTTCCTTAATTAATTGGTTTGTTCTTTTAACAACGCGATCGCCTTTTCATACGCCGATAAATCGACATGATGCACCTCAACTCCCTTACCAATCGTCTCCAGTAGCATCAGCGTTAATTCTCCGCCCAAGTGTTCCTGAAACTCCCTAAGTCCTCGGAAAATACAATCAGGATGTTCTGGTTGATGTAATTGCGTGACTAATTCT
This genomic interval carries:
- a CDS encoding PQQ-dependent sugar dehydrogenase, with translation MSNTASANAKNTPQTLRPDIKMRNVMYTLAASPSVRIAKDPRNNNLYYLKQNGEIYRVNLATAKSYLVYSRKDHQLSNTQGMAIGQDGAIYLVGNTNLTNSLTKAIIVKGVINSSAGDRFWSILAETAGYPKSNTAYDHGFNGVVVSPGNKYIYVNSGSRTDHGEIQSANGQFPNTREVGLTTCIFRLPTNGKNIFLPNNRQTLKSKGYVFAEGIRNTFDMAFAPNGHLFGAENGPDRDMPEELNWLRQGRHYGFPWRIGGANNPQQFPGYNPSTDKLLNPIFHAVKRGFYRNDPTFPKKPNITLTEPIPNFGPHADSFRDPQDGLVKDASNLGRSLSTFTAHRSPLGLVFDTQKALSSEFQGDGFLLSWTKGNPTGDSGHGPFKDPSEDLLHLKLTKVGNTNYKLSARRIVRSFQRPIDAEIIGNKIYVLEYGGSQGIWEITLPAKK
- a CDS encoding alkaline phosphatase family protein gives rise to the protein MHKTVVLNVVGLTPSLLGQHTPFLSKWAASGQIAAINPVLPAVTCSVQASYLTGKYPQDHGIVANGWYFRDECEVKFWRQSNKLVQAKKIWDARDLDPSFTCANLFWWYNMHSSVDISVTPRPMYPADGRKIPDIYTQPADLRFKLQERLGTFPLFEFWGPKTTIRSTQWIAQAAIAVEEMSSPTLTLIYLPHLDYCLQRLGTDPSAIARDLQEVDAVCQNLIQFYESRSAKVIVVSEYGITPVNRAVSLNRVLREHGYLAIREELGRELLDAGASAAFAVADHQIAHIYVSDRHKIAGVQQLIAQVPGVDFVLGEEGKAAYHLNHPRSGELVAVAAPDAWFTYYYWLDDNKAPDFARTVDIHRKPGYDPVELFVDPTLRWQQLKVAKILLQKQLGFRTLMDIIPLDVSLVKGSHGRIPTSTDDTPLLITRETNLLPSTLNAVDIHDVILSHLQQDK
- the eboE gene encoding metabolite traffic protein EboE; amino-acid sequence: MQPLANIHLTYCTNVHPGESWQDVFANLKEYIPELKARLAPEKSFGIGLRLAAKAASKLLESNYLAQFQAWLNQNNLYVFTLNGFPYGEFHHQVVKDKVYAPDWQTSDRLDYTLRLTQILAALLPEGIDGGISTLPLSYKPWFSQVNTDDVFKSATLNIAAVAAEMARIRETTGKILHLDLEPEPDGLIENTTEVIDFFHNWLLPIGGNYLAEILGISPAITEALLLEHIRICYDTCHFAVEYEDPKSVFTRLQIAGIHIGKIQISAAIRVILPKEIAQRKVIADKLSSFAESTYLHQVIARSRDGTLHHYPDLSTALPYLEQSTAQEWRTHFHVPIFIHDYQTLQSTQDDIVEVLNLLGQLCHHLEIETYTWDVLPPAMKLDLLASIQREYEWVLQKLGD